In one window of Azotobacter salinestris DNA:
- a CDS encoding PhnD/SsuA/transferrin family substrate-binding protein: MKRTLLLPLIAALAGTWLGTAPAGAADNPQVIRFGLATVGKGGIPFASSSVTSLAHQRQAIEKELETDGIKVEWTYFKGAGPAVNEALANKQLDFAWQGDLPAVIAKAGGLNTKLIAADGLLASNYLVVPVDSPARTLEDLKGKKVAQFKGTNLQLATARTLKRAGLQDRDFRTINMDFPTAAAALASRDIDGAWLSSTAFELQKNGVGRIIYDTRAVDARLTRQTHVLVDGDFERQHPQIVQKVVDGLVKTAAWVSAPENDNAAFELWAKSGTPVDSLRAEQGELSLKRRYSPRLDEFFVDRYRATVRESRELGLLRGDVDVDGWIEPRYVNAAIDRLGLQTLWPAYDADNRPQAR, from the coding sequence ATGAAACGCACGCTGCTCCTTCCCCTCATCGCCGCGCTCGCCGGCACCTGGCTGGGCACCGCCCCGGCCGGCGCCGCGGACAATCCGCAGGTGATCCGCTTCGGCCTGGCCACCGTCGGCAAGGGCGGCATCCCCTTCGCTTCCTCCAGCGTCACCAGCCTGGCCCACCAGCGCCAAGCCATCGAGAAGGAACTGGAGACCGACGGCATCAAGGTCGAGTGGACCTATTTCAAGGGCGCCGGTCCCGCGGTCAACGAGGCGCTGGCCAACAAGCAGCTGGACTTCGCCTGGCAGGGCGACCTGCCGGCGGTGATCGCCAAGGCCGGCGGCCTCAATACCAAATTGATCGCCGCCGACGGCCTGCTCGCCTCCAACTACCTGGTGGTGCCGGTCGACTCGCCGGCCAGGACCCTGGAGGATCTCAAGGGCAAGAAGGTGGCGCAGTTCAAGGGCACCAACCTGCAACTGGCCACCGCGCGCACCCTCAAGCGCGCAGGCCTGCAGGACCGCGACTTCCGCACCATCAACATGGACTTCCCCACCGCCGCGGCGGCGCTGGCCTCCAGGGACATCGACGGCGCCTGGCTGTCGTCCACCGCCTTCGAACTGCAGAAGAACGGGGTCGGCCGGATCATCTACGACACCCGCGCGGTGGACGCCCGCCTGACTCGCCAGACTCACGTGTTGGTGGACGGCGACTTCGAGCGGCAGCATCCGCAGATCGTGCAGAAGGTGGTCGACGGCTTGGTGAAGACCGCCGCCTGGGTGTCGGCGCCGGAGAACGATAACGCGGCGTTCGAGCTGTGGGCCAAGTCCGGCACCCCGGTCGACTCGCTGCGTGCCGAGCAGGGCGAGCTGAGCCTGAAGCGCCGCTACTCGCCGCGCCTCGACGAGTTCTTCGTCGACCGCTATCGCGCCACGGTGCGCGAGTCCCGCGAGCTGGGCCTGCTGCGCGGCGATGTCGACGTCGACGGCTGGATCGAGCCCAGGTACGTGAACGCCGCCATCGACCGGCTCGGCCTGCAGACGCTGTGGCCGGCCTACGATGCCGACAACCGCCCGCAGGCCCGGTGA